The Metopolophium dirhodum isolate CAU chromosome 4, ASM1992520v1, whole genome shotgun sequence DNA window TGAGAGATCGAAAGTGGACTGTATTAAAGCTAGGTTCAAATCTTTCGGATGTATGAGTGCTAAGGTGATGAATGAGAGGTACctaattacaataacaacaatggGTCGATAAATATGGTGCAGAACAATTTATTGTGGTGTTCTGCAAAAGACTCTCTTACTGACTAGGGTTAGTATTATAAGCGCGATCACATACGATCGCGTGAATCAATAAATCAAGAAacaaaaaagtaatacaaatgcaaaagaaaatagtGTTTGTTGACAAATAAATCGCGTGTGTACGACCTGATAAGGACGGAAGATGATACCACGACGATGGCGCGGCAGTTGACCCAGTGGAGCGTTGCAACAGCTGCGGGCGGCAATCGGGGCTGGCGTCACTTGCACTCCCGTCGCTTTCGACGAATGGGTCGACGACACTGCGTACAAAACGTAAAGACGAGGTGTTGGACGACGCGGACACGAACTCGTATTTCCGTTAGAGGGAGATCGCGAAACGGTCACGCGAAAACATTAATTGTCGCGGCGTAGGGACGCGGCACAAACGACAACAAAAAAATGGCTTGACCACGGTTCGCACTGCGTAGGACGGGCGGGCGGAACACGTGGGTGCGAAGCGAGCAGGGCTCGAAACGCACAGCGAGTCGGGCGATCGACGGAAAAACTAATAAACGGTGTTGTATCACGACACAGGCGGTCGAGCGATACACGTTGTCGGCACTACGCACGGCGCGACATGAGAAGAACACGGGCGGCTCAATCTGCAAACACGTGGGCAACCACGGCCCGGGGTCCCACTGCGAAGCTCGGACGGGCGGCGGACAATAAATCAAGCCGCGGTGTCGGCGCGGACGGCCAGAACTCGAAACGCGAAGAAAACAACAAAACGTACATACACGATGAGTTCGTGAGCAGCGAAGGCTCACCGGATCGCGTTGATTAAAAATGTGGTTTACCAATAAAAGTGCCAAGACGGCGGAAAAAACAACATGTTGCCTAGACGGCTTAGAAGCGACGACTTTTGCATGGCGGCGGGTGCGGATCGCTGGAGGCACGACTGTGGCGAGACCGTCCCCACTCTGGAGGTGCAAAGTTCGCTCGCACACTTTTCGGCGGCTGGGCGGCAGGGTGACAACATTATGACCTAGTCATATCGCATACAACCGCGCGGAAATACGAACCGCCGATTGTGTACCCAACATTTCCTCCCCGCGTTGAAAGACCAGGGCGTCTTTCAAGAGATCATCAAACATGAATATGGACGTTGAAGTTCAGATCATACACATTACAACAAATACggtgcgaaaaaaaaaaaaatacatgataacatggaaataaataataattaaaaaaaattacattgtaccTGACACTCATCaatagacaaataaataaataacatgaacGAGAATGTGACTGttgcacacacaaaaaaaataaagaataataaacaatgagGACCTTGGGAGATGAGGATAAGATCAGGGCTCGACTGGTAAACGCACAAGTTTCACTACCGGACGTTTGTAGACACCGTCCTGCGTGCGCACGGACACGACGCGAACAACCTCGTCTGATCCCGGGTGGACCTCGGTGACACGACCGAGACGCCACTCAGTTGGTGGTCGAGAGGGGGCCTCAACGATGACCATGTCACCGATCGTCAAATTCGGAGATGACTTGAACCATTTGTGTCGTCCTTGTAGTGTAGATAAATATTCACGTGACCACCGTTTCCAGTAGGATTGATGACACTGTCGAATGAGTTGCCAACGATTCAGCCTGTTGATTTGGACGTCGGTGAGGTCAGGTTCGGGTAAAGCTTGAAGCGGCTGTCCTATCAGAAAGTGCCCGGGCGTTAGCGCACTCAAGTCGTGCGGATCGGATGATGTTGGCGTGATTGGTCTCGAGTTTAAAATACCCTCAATGCGGGTGGTCAAGGTGAGGAACTCCTCATATGTCAACACCTGTTGACCGATGGCGTGCTTGAAATGATATTTGGTGCTTTTGATGCCAGCCTCCCAAATTCCACCGAAATGTGGGGCGGCGGGCGGATTGAAGTGCCACGCACAGGTCAGATGTGATGACAGACGATCTTGAACTTTGGCATCACGGAACAACGTTTTCAGCTGGCGCGCGGCGCCGACGTAATTTGTCCCACAGTCCGAATAAATGTTGGACGGGATGCCGCGACGGGCGACGAAACGGTCTAAGGCTGCAAGGAAGGCCTCCGTGCTCAAATCCGACACGATTTCGAGGTGGACTGCCTTAACGGACATACAGATGAATAATGCTAAGTAGACCTTGACTGATTGCGCATTCCGACGGCGATGTTCTTTCACGAAGAACGGGCCTCCGTAATCCATCCCGACGTGCGAAAAAGGTCGATGCGGTTGGACCCGGTAGGACGGTAAATCTGCCATCATCGGCTGAGGGCGGACAGCCTTGTGACGGGTGCACGGAACGCACGAAAATATGATACGTCGAACCGCAGCGCGACCCgacaaaatccaaaatttttGGCTTAACATTGACAGTACTAATTTTGAGCCGCCGTGCAGAAATGACAGGTGGTAGTGGCGAATAATCAGCTCGGTGAGGTGTGAGGATCGCGGCAGCAAAATCGGGTGCTTCGCGTCCTGACTGGCACTAGCGAAGCGAAGACGGCCTCCGACTCGAATGATACCCTTTTCGTCGACGTAAGGTGCTAGTTGTGCCAGGGACGGCGGCGAAATCATGgattcattttttaacatttttctcaAGTCTGAAAAATAAACTTGTTGTGTGCGTTGCACGGCGATCGATAACGATCTTTCCCGTTCGGTAAACGTGATTGGACCGACGCGGACAGGTTGTCGACGTAGACGGTGACACAGGTAGCGCAATATGTATGACAATACACGCAGCATTTTACCGAGCGACGAAAATCGGTCAATAAATTCGAGTGAAGGCGGATGAACATTGACGGCCAACGTCGTGATGACATTCGGTCGGGTCTCCGGCAGCTGGTCTGGTGTGAGCGGAATAAATCTCGATTGGGGCCACTGGTCTTCGGGAAGTCGTAGGAAGTCAGGACCGTTCCAATAGATGGACGAGGACAACATTGATTTCGGCAACAGTCCACGAGAAGCTGGATCCGCGGGGTTGTCGTTGGTCGAGACGTAACTCCACATACAACCAGGTAGCAATTGACTTATTTTTGCAACTCGATTTGTTACAAAGATCTTGAAATGTTTTTGGTCCGACGTCAACCATGACAAGACGACCGATGAGTCTGACCATGCTCGCAAACGAGATACGGGAACTTCGCTGGACAGAACAGAATGCACATGGTGAAGGGTACGGGCCAATAACAGAGCACCGCACAGTTCTAGGCGTGGTATCGATAGCGACTCGTCGGCGGTCGAGCTCTTCAAAGGCGCAACCTTAGTTTTACAGGTAATGAATTTTACAGAAATATTGCCGGCGGCATCGACGAGACGAAGGTAAATGGTAGCCGCATATCCTTTGATCGACGCGTCTGCGAAGCCTAGCAGCTGGATGTCCTGTTGACAAGTGGCTTCGATGTGACGTGGTAGGCTTAAATCGAACACAAGTGGTAATTCTGTGCAGAACTGTTGCCACATGGATTGCAACTCGTCAGGCATCGGATCGTCCCACCCGAGTTTCTTGCTCCACAAAAGCTGCATAAAACACTTTGCCCACAGTAGCATTGGTCCCAGGGCGCCGATGGGGTCGAATAGGCGGGCAATGACGGACAACACTTCTCGTTTCGTAGACGAAGTCTGTTGAAGGCTGGTATGATAAACAAATTTGTCGGTGTTCGTGTCCCAGTGCAGGCCGAGAACTTTCACGGCGTGTTCTTCTTGAGGGTCGAATGATATGGCCTGTACTCGGTCCCCGGAAGGAACAGACTCGAGTACGGCGGTGCTATTGCTGGTCCACTTACTCAACTCGCAGGCACAGCTGCGCAGTAGACCGACGATGTCCGTTTTTCGACGTAACAATAGCTCTTCAGTGTCGGCGCCGATGACGATATCATCGACGTAGGCGGTTCTGGTGAGAACGTCTTTGGCTAACGGAAACCGATTACCGTCTTGGCTGTCGAGCTCGTGTAGACAACGTATGGCTAGATACGGCGCACAGTTGAGGCCGTACGTGATGGTACACAATTGAAATTCAACGACGTCGTCGCTAGGCGCGTCACgccaaaaaatatgttgaaatgcCCTGTCTTCTGGACGAATTAACATTTGTCGGTACATTTTGACAATGTCGGCGGACAGAATATATCGATGCATACGGCAGCGGAGTAGAATATCGCGTAGATCGACTTGCAGCTTCGGTCCGGTGCACAATATATCGTTCAAGGAGCGACCGGATGACGAGGCGGATGATGCGTCGAACACGACACGTATTTTGGACATGTCACCGTCGGCTTTGAATACGGCATGATGCGGAATAAAATAGATGCCCGGTGACGGGGCTGGCACCATGTGTCCCAGCGAACGGTAGGTGGACATGAACTGACGATACGCCGCATACAGCACGGGATCCTTGGCTAATCGCTTTTCTAGATTATAGAATCTTTTCAGCGCTATAGAACGCGAATCACCGAGACCGTGATGCGATGTACCATGCTGTTGAGTTGGGCCGGTGAACAAATGGCGAAATGGTAGGGCGACACAAAATCGACCTGTCGTATCACGCGAGGTAGACTTAGTAAAATACTCTTCACACCACTGGTCTTCCGTGGTAGGTGACGACGGTGCGGCGGGTTCTTCGATCAAccagaattttttaattaaatcttcgATTGAGGGCGGAGCGACTGCGGTGGTCAGCGTGACTGGAGGTGACTTGTTCGGAGTAGAAAATGAACCGAAAATTATCCAGCCAAGCTGAGTGTCAAGGGCCGATGGTAAACCCGAATGATGTTCCACACCCGCGTGTGGGCGGATCAGACTTGGTAGGATATCCGCACCGAATAAAACGTCGATGCGAGACGGAGTGTCGAATTTGTCATCGGCGAGTCGAAGGTGTTGATATTGTTGACGCACGGTCGCTGGTAACCGAGTAGCTGGCATGGCagtggtaatttgttttagaacaACTAAGTCAACAGACGGGAATAAATAATCTGGTTTAACGTGTGACGAAAATTGACAGCGGGTTATACCTTGAACGTGGGACACAGGACTTTGTGCGAAACCTACGATGTCAGACTTGTAACGACGTTTCGAAAGTCCAAGCCGCGCTGCACAATCACTAGTCATGGCGGAAATCTGCGAGCCACTATCGAGCAGTACGCGTACGCAATGTACTTGTTCCCACGCATCTTTAATGTGAACAATCGCTGTACCTAGTACGACGGTAGAATTGGTGCAGGCGGCACCGACAAACGAGCTAGAATTACCACTCGACGTGGTGGGTTGGGGTACCGGGGTACTATTCGAAGTCGTATTATCTACAGTTGACGTTTGATTTTGTTCACGATGTAGTAGGGTGTGATGACGCTTACTGTTGCACGAAAAACAACCCTTGGTCGACGGACACGTATTGACCATATGACTCGAACTCAAACACGCGAAACACAATTTACGAGCTAATACAACGTCTCGTCGTTTATCAACAGTCATTCCGGTGAGTTTCGGACATTGATATATTCTATGATCGGGCTTATCACAATATAAACAATTCCTAGTCTTAAATTTAGTCGAAGCGGACGTAGTAGCAGCGAACACTGATTTAGTCGATTTGGTATGTTTACCGCGAACATCCGGTTTTTCGAACGGTTTTTCGTTGCGACCGACTTTATTAGATTTTGTAAGATTTTCCAAAATCTTACATCGATGTTGCACAAAATTTACTAATTCGTCAAAAGTCGGAATAGTTGACTGTGACGTACTAGATTCGAACAGTTGTAACGTGGTCGGGTCGAGAACGCGAGAGCACATATGGAACAGCAAAAAACTCGAAAGGTCATCGACCCCCAgcgatttaattattgatacattttccTTAAATGTATTGACGAACTCAATTAAAGCTGGTAGTGATTCATGAGCGATTGGTTTAAAGGCGAATAATTTGTCCATGTGAGCGGAAGCTAACAAACGTTTATTGTTGTAACGCTCGGACAACGCGTCCCACGCGATCGGGTAGTTAGCCGCGGACAACggtatagatttaataatagcCAACGCTGAACCAGATAGACACGACAGTAAGTGATGAAAACGCTGTGCGTCATCTATGTGTTGGTTATCATGTAcgagtgatatatatatatcgcgaAACGATCGCCACGATAGTAAGTTGCCGTCGaacataggtaatttaattttaggtaacGCGACGAATTGTTGTTGTGGCACGGAATTGGTgaacgacgaagacgacgattTACTTTCGGAAGTAGACACAGGAACGGCACTCGcgacaattgtttttatttcaagacGCATGGATTCCATGGAAGTAATCAACGGACGATCAACCTGTTCAAACTCAGCAATACGGTCGGCGTCGATTAATGCGTTAATAATGATGTCTTGTTGATGTTGAAATTGTTCGACGAACTTATTTAGTTCTTCAGCGTGAATAATTAACGACGGTATTTTCCCAATATCAGCGCGTGCCTCTAATGCTGTGGCGTGAATATTTTTAACcgaatttaatatgttatcgCGTTTGACGCGACCTCGCAGTAGAACCTTTACCGGATCCTCTTCTTTCTTTAGTGGTGCCATGACGATACGAATACGAAATTAAATGATTACGTGATGAGGTACGATTGTGACGAAGTAATTACACGAAAATACATCCGGTTCGAAGGACCAAACAATGTGCGGATGACGGCTGCACCTGTAAAGCCGGTGACGGATACGTGCGCGCACGGACGGCGGCCAACACGTTATGCGTCGGGCGTGTAGTTACTTAAGTCGTAGGTACCTGTCGATAGCCCTGTAAGGAGGGGAGAGTGAGAGATCGAAAGTGGACTGTATTAAAGCTAGGTTCAAATCTTTCGGATGTATGAGTGCTAAGGTGATGAATGAGAGGTACctaattacaataacaacaatggGTCGATAAATATGGTGCAGAACAATTTATTGTGGTGTTCTGCAAAAGACTCTCTTACTGACTAGGGTTAGTATTATAAGCGCGATCACATACGATCGCGTGAATCAATAAATCAAGAAacaaaaaagtaatacaaatgcaaaagaaaatagtGTTTGTTGACAAATAAATCGCGTGTGTACGACCTGATAAGGACGGAAGATGATACCACGACGATGGCGCGGCAGTTGACCCAGTGGAGCGTTGCAACAGCTGCGGGCGGCAATCGGGGCTGGCGTCACTTGCACTCCCGTCGCTTTCGACGAATGGGTCGACGACACTGCGTACAAAACGTAAAGACGAGGTGTTGGACGACGCGGACACGAACTCGTATTTCCGTTAGAGGGAGATCGCGAAACGGTCACGCGAAAACATTAATTGTCGCGGCGTAGGGACGCGGCACAAACGACAACAAAAAAATGGCTTGACCACGGTTCGCACTGCGTAGGACGGGCGGGCGGAACACGTGGGTGCGAAGCGAGCAGGGCTCGAAACGCACAGCGAGTCGGGCGATCGACGGAAAAACTAATAAACGGTGTTGTATCACGACACAGGCGGTCGAGCGATACACGTTGTCGGCACTACGCACGGCGCGACATGAGAAGAACACGGGCGGCTCAATCTGCAAACACGTGGGCAACCACGGCCCGGGGTCCCACTGCGAAGCTCGGACGGGCGGCGGACAATAAATCAAGCCGCGGTGTCGGCGCGGACGGCCAGAACTCGAAACGCGAAGAAAACAACAAAACGTACATACACGATGAGTTCGTGAGCAGCGAAGGCTCACCGGATCGCGTTGATTAAAAATGTGGTTTACCAATAAAAGTGCCAAGACGGCGGAAAAAACAACATGTTGCCTAGACGGCTTAGAAGCGACGACTTTTGCATGGCGGCGGGTGCGGATCGCTGGAGGCACGACTGTGGCGAGACCGTCCCCACTCTGGAGGTGCAAAGTTCGCTCGCACACTTTTCGGCGGCTGGGCGGCAGGGTGACAACATTATGACCTAGTCATATCGCATACAACCGCGCGGAAATACGAACCGCCGATTGTGTACCCAACAATaggtatgttaataatatatatacctatagattaTAAGTACGCGTCTCCATCATTGTATATAAAACGGATAATCATCAGTTctcgttttaatataatactattatacagaTATATCATGAGTGTCgcgtatatgtatacctataggctatataagTCGTTTTCGGATGGATTaactcatatattatagtttttcaaaactaaaaattactattataataatgatcgcgatccgtatattaatataactgaatcttgtattaaatccccacaaaataaaataccgcAAGATCTGTTATACTATAACGTTCAACATCTAAAGACCAATTTGTATACTCAAATTCCATAAAACGTGTTGACTCGAGGTCATAAAAGTTAAAAGATATCAAGTGCCATTGAACACACTGATTGCAAAGTAAACAGTGGGTAGGAGAGTTATGATATTTTGATGGGATTTTTCgggatcaaaaaataaataaatgaaatgtcTTTCATCTCATGATGGGACGGAAAAGGCCACCCAGGAGAGCGGACAGTAGACCCGCAGTAGTAAACACAAACTGCCATCGTTGCAGGacggagataatattattttgatttcaaaGCCGGTGGCTGATGTCCAAACACTCCAAGAGCGCGTCGAGTGGACAATTAGAGAATGCAATTCCGGCGCACTCCCGTCGGCTCTTGacataacaacataataataataataataataataataataatacaaataataataatactcagaCGTACAGCTTCCGCGGTCACGGTCGTCTTACCGTGTTAGGTTGCCGAAAGCAAATACACGCACAACTGTTTACACAACCGCCGCCGTTGTGGTCGTCAGAGAAAATGCGtttagtataatgtataccaAGCTGGTTGCTGGTGTATAagtctgtaataataataataataatgataataataatatgaaagatCCCGACAACGTGTTATTAGTGTAGTTCCTTCTGTAACCTGGCGGGCCCCGGAGATGAaacgcatacacacacacacacacgcacacacatacatacatacatacatacatatataaagaaacagaaaaaatgtaatggtaataataataacaaggagAAAAAGAAACATCTGCCCGACGACGCTTAAAACCTCCCGCTGGGGTTTTGCCGCTCGCCTGTGTCACACACGAGCGACTTAATGCCATGTTGGATTTGTATGTGACGTGTGTGTGTGGCGCGACTGTTGGGATTTCATATCGaagaaaatattcaattatcaacAGTATTATACAcagtattttacatattatttacatatgaaTCCGTCGACGGCCATTCGTTATATTGAAACGTTGTCATGAGCTGTCGCGCGACAACACGACCTGTGGCAcgccacaatataataataatataatcgtaacCTCCCGACTTCCGCCGTACCATGCCATCATAATACACTGCTTGGCCGTATTCGTTGGTCGTTGCCTCGTTGGATGTACCGAACTGAAAATGTGACGACATACGACCGTATTGACATGACAATGTTGAACGTTTTGCAGAACCGTAGGTTTTACGTTATCTTTAATACACCTACGTGAATGTACCGACACGGGGTGAATGGACCATTTCCACCCCGTCCATTTACAGTGAAATAGGACTTTTTACTCaccccttattttttttttttaatttcattcaaataatttgaaattataattttttagtctaGTGACTAATTTTGTCTTAATGTATTAGCTAaacactttaaatattataattgagggGTGGACATCCAAAACGAACTATTGCCGACATTATTGACAAAATCGAGTTACATATCGATTCTTATTAAAAACACATCGATAAATCGATTAGGGCCGTCAGAATagataaaaattactatttccTGATCAAATCTGTGATTCAAAATGACTGGTTAATCCAAAACGAACCTAGGAAAAGCTTTtccatacataaaaattatatttagaaaatcaaaacaaactttttccaattttatgccaaaacgtactattacCCGTTTTGAAGGTATACCAATGTATAGGGAAGTGGAACGGTATCGCATAATCTGGGCTGTGGTTCACAAATTTATTCAGCCTGctaaaagaaataaaacatattaaacacAGAACAATAACCATGCATATAAACtagtaaatttgttaaaaattttaaatattaagtaacaataattattacttactatttCACTACTAGTCTGTGGTACGGTATCGCATAATCTGGGCTGTGGTTCACAAATTTCTTCAGcctgctaaaaaaaataaaacatattaaatacagAACAATAACAATGCatataaaatagtacatttgtttaaaaattaaaataaaataaaaatacttaccaattgcttatttttttttttgatttcgatGCTGCAAACGGGTTGCTCGGAACGCCAAAGTGttgtattttaacttttttcccCTTATGCACATCACGCTCGTGTTTTAATTTGTAGTCATTATTAAAAACACTACCACAATCGAgacattcaattttaatacgCTTACGTTTAGATTCcatgtttaaacaaaaatttttgcacaaataaatttaaaatatttaaattaaattgtaatcgaATCAAATGCCGAACTTCGATAaccactattaataataataataacaataaaaatataaaatattattataaatcgtgTCGTCACTCGTTGTGTCAAAATCGAATAAGAACATGTAatgcatacaatataaaattttaggGGATATTGGAATTggtttagtttgaagtttgaacctTGAATTGATAAACAGCCGACTGCTTCGGACAGCGGAATGTTGCGTACCGACCGCGATATCGGTATTTTCCATTTCTATTTTtagacattaatatttaatattagtgaaaaaaatttaattacaagAACACAATAATCTGAGCTCTTCTGGGTACTTAATCTTTGATTATCCGACTGCCGAAAATAACGTAGCATATTTATTAGGAGTAAACTACAATATGTTGATACTTCATGTGTATtagttttacttattaataaaatggAAGTTTCAATGATctctatatgtaatatattatattatatatttagcgaATTCTGAAAATTGCCGACTAGTACTTACAGTTGCCGACATTCGGGGGGTGtcaaatccccccccccctgtaAAATCGCCACTggtttaaagtatataaataataggtatattattaaataatttcaataaaaccttttccacaaaataatttgtctatttataataatggtttGTTTTTATTGGAAATGGTAAGATACAGAAAATTGCTTCTCctgaaaaattagtattttggcAATAGTAGGTTTTGGATTTCCACCACtcaatttctaataatataataaataaaacagaatacattttcaaatattttcataaatataattatatatattaatgttgatTGATTATTTTCTCTTTGATACAATAAAATGTggtaccataataataacaaaaataatgtgtaaGGTTTGAGTCAAactgtataagtaatattatctaatatagaaaaaatggcTAGATACCCCTATATGCAAACAGTAAATATTCCATTTTATAGAAAAACTTTGatttgtgattatattatatttgtcatcctaaaattaatataaattaatatatttttatgttataatatacttgttttatacataattttttttattgtaataatactttttattgtattatgcattatactataataatatgtggtatgtataatgtaatatgttatatgtataataatatgtacaccgtCCCATCCCATTTTCCTATAAATGATGCGAACGTGAAGTGCTGGAGCCGCTTGGTTAGAAGTTTAAACGGTAAGGTATTATAATGACGAAATGTCAAAATGTTAAAT harbors:
- the LOC132942770 gene encoding uncharacterized protein LOC132942770, coding for MAPLKKEEDPVKVLLRGRVKRDNILNSVKNIHATALEARADIGKIPSLIIHAEELNKFVEQFQHQQDIIINALIDADRIAEFEQVDRPLITSMESMRLEIKTIVASAVPVSTSESKSSSSSFTNSVPQQQFVALPKIKLPMFDGNLLSWRSFRDIYISLVHDNQHIDDAQRFHHLLSCLSGSALAIIKSIPLSAANYPIAWDALSERYNNKRLLASAHMDKLFAFKPIAHESLPALIEFVNTFKENVSIIKSLGVDDLSSFLLFHMCSRVLDPTTLQLFESSTSQSTIPTFDELVNFVQHRCKILENLTKSNKVGRNEKPFEKPDVRGKHTKSTKSVFAATTSASTKFKTRNCLYCDKPDHRIYQCPKLTGMTVDKRRDVVLARKLCFACLSSSHMVNTCPSTKGCFSCNSKRHHTLLHREQNQTSTVDNTTSNSTPVPQPTTSSGNSSSFVGAACTNSTVVLGTAIVHIKDAWEQVHCVRVLLDSGSQISAMTSDCAARLGLSKRRYKSDIVGFAQSPVSHVQGITRCQFSSHVKPDYLFPSVDLVVLKQITTAMPATRLPATVRQQYQHLRLADDKFDTPSRIDVLFGADILPSLIRPHAGVEHHSGLPSALDTQLGWIIFGSFSTPNKSPPVTLTTAVAPPSIEDLIKKFWLIEEPAAPSSPTTEDQWCEEYFTKSTSRDTTGRFCVALPFRHLFTGPTQQHGTSHHGLGDSRSIALKRFYNLEKRLAKDPVLYAAYRQFMSTYRSLGHMVPAPSPGIYFIPHHAVFKADGDMSKIRVVFDASSASSSGRSLNDILCTGPKLQVDLRDILLRCRMHRYILSADIVKMYRQMLIRPEDRAFQHIFWRDAPSDDVVEFQLCTITYGLNCAPYLAIRCLHELDSQDGNRFPLAKDVLTRTAYVDDIVIGADTEELLLRRKTDIVGLLRSCACELSKWTSNSTAVLESVPSGDRVQAISFDPQEEHAVKVLGLHWDTNTDKFVYHTSLQQTSSTKREVLSVIARLFDPIGALGPMLLWAKCFMQLLWSKKLGWDDPMPDELQSMWQQFCTELPLVFDLSLPRHIEATCQQDIQLLGFADASIKGYAATIYLRLVDAAGNISVKFITCKTKVAPLKSSTADESLSIPRLELCGALLLARTLHHVHSVLSSEVPVSRLRAWSDSSVVLSWLTSDQKHFKIFVTNRVAKISQLLPGCMWSYVSTNDNPADPASRGLLPKSMLSSSIYWNGPDFLRLPEDQWPQSRFIPLTPDQLPETRPNVITTLAVNVHPPSLEFIDRFSSLGKMLRVLSYILRYLCHRLRRQPVRVGPITFTERERSLSIAVQRTQQVYFSDLRKMLKNESMISPPSLAQLAPYVDEKGIIRVGGRLRFASASQDAKHPILLPRSSHLTELIIRHYHLSFLHGGSKLVLSMLSQKFWILSGRAAVRRIIFSCVPCTRHKAVRPQPMMADLPSYRVQPHRPFSHVGMDYGGPFFVKEHRRRNAQSVKVYLALFICMSVKAVHLEIVSDLSTEAFLAALDRFVARRGIPSNIYSDCGTNYVGAARQLKTLFRDAKVQDRLSSHLTCAWHFNPPAAPHFGGIWEAGIKSTKYHFKHAIGQQVLTYEEFLTLTTRIEGILNSRPITPTSSDPHDLSALTPGHFLIGQPLQALPEPDLTDVQINRLNRWQLIRQCHQSYWKRWSREYLSTLQGRHKWFKSSPNLTIGDMVIVEAPSRPPTEWRLGRVTEVHPGSDEVVRVVSVRTQDGVYKRPVVKLVRLPVEP